The following coding sequences lie in one Mycoplasma crocodyli MP145 genomic window:
- a CDS encoding polysaccharide lyase family 8 super-sandwich domain-containing protein — MKISKKLLIIGSMGILPVSIMSTISCVNNIADYKWKSTDQYGKPVPLYAKDLHKYLIFEPILESINSISASTAVKLLNNADIDMKMNALKSFAKLQNDYLPTDFEYSLVAKEDHKSSNSIVVEINVREKKNGSKDTILLNLDGFKNETRLDLEQQKIINNNILEVNGLKYLIDDIDLSKLSTVELKNRTNAYSWSKKMVDKYKTKKFSKNPLANFFYSSTFDNGIKKVELTNNIVTKSFMTIVNNDSNVLDNITKAENVDKKDIDNIINFIKSEDTKIKLESNYKDTEKVNQSIQDIIKNIYNSPIKKDAKTSFIKTFLNVVLINHFKELSDFINKNLNSKTLDTKLSEMLKEVKKDLETLSSASQLNNLENYKKLFDKIHQLYKLSLEATNKENALNIQNAEFNAIEGANDLIYKKETQVVKNSETDVIVDPGYSDAPKVRTVIQKLLYISQAYLINEKNNSLYKNEELKNIISEIMDDFATKYFFAGQQQFVNWWFYEIGIPRDLTKLLGVLNKVFENEFTSSDEKVKKGIEEKFEHWSAGINYFLPNARYGGAAKTAIINYVPVTKKRVQTGANVIDTAKPIIATGILNKNVFQIEDALMAMYDNLFREFVKNKDGFYRDGSFIQHDNLPYAGSYGEVLYTGIADIFKYFENSKFDLSKDKRFERIYKFTELAVMPYMFKMSISDGLSGRSIVRLGHGDKQKGMNILGALTIIAKNAPELYKARLVNFIIDQVSSFTETDLKSFAKTYKIRDLYLNNLIDYLKMNKLPELARDKEDWEFYESTYFNTFNEPSTITNSLNNKSNTPVGIDLAEYNNGLVFSKNQDRYVWKNKDFMFNINLHGRTVGFPEATLGENLESYYYSDGATLLHTSKNNNPYKNEYWTVINPELIPGTSSLHTSQFNKIYSYNFPDNLGPDTTKWNNPDLEKAYDDFINALRDKQKKIEDNLSLSTNKSFNNGIIFDGTGFVKAMVQNWNGGLITRKAYFMIDNQIITVGNVYYGNESGKIVTTTIENRLQENEKSAKFSETNINKKKTFLYSDSVTNEKNAYVILENNATHKLNHESKYPIIANFNRNLTKEKNKISRYYNTLSFDHTDNNKFSYSTIPNYDEANNKEYSQLLSNFKILVNNHDYIVASYKKIIDGKEVTNYYIASFVEENLSKKRKDLYGNYVGDDVEYQEKVKKGLFIPGLDTTIYLYDPTTLVIQKNDFTKKWKVITSSDTNKKNYEIYFDKDFINLENKEITNNKIDYTNQTNTEVKMFKKNNSQTGFGIFNGFALSNDIKHNTWFIIEEKSTNEK, encoded by the coding sequence GATTATAAATGAAAATCAACTGACCAATATGGAAAACCAGTACCTCTTTATGCAAAAGACTTACATAAATATTTAATATTTGAACCAATTTTAGAATCAATAAATTCAATTAGTGCAAGCACTGCGGTTAAGTTATTAAACAATGCTGATATTGATATGAAAATGAATGCTTTAAAATCATTTGCTAAACTGCAAAACGATTACCTTCCAACCGATTTTGAATATTCATTAGTTGCTAAAGAAGATCATAAGTCATCTAATTCAATTGTTGTTGAGATAAATGTTCGTGAAAAGAAAAACGGTTCTAAAGACACAATATTATTAAATCTAGATGGATTTAAAAATGAAACTCGTTTGGATTTAGAACAACAAAAAATAATCAATAATAATATTTTAGAAGTAAATGGATTAAAATATCTAATTGATGACATTGATTTATCTAAATTAAGTACTGTTGAACTTAAAAATAGAACTAATGCTTATAGTTGAAGTAAAAAAATGGTTGATAAGTATAAAACCAAAAAATTTAGTAAAAATCCTCTTGCTAATTTCTTTTATTCATCAACTTTTGATAATGGAATTAAAAAGGTAGAATTAACCAATAACATTGTGACTAAGTCGTTTATGACAATTGTTAATAATGATTCAAATGTTTTAGACAATATTACAAAAGCTGAAAATGTAGATAAAAAAGATATCGACAATATCATTAATTTTATAAAATCAGAAGATACAAAAATTAAATTAGAAAGCAATTACAAAGATACTGAAAAAGTTAATCAATCAATTCAAGATATTATTAAGAATATATATAACTCTCCTATTAAAAAAGATGCTAAAACAAGTTTTATAAAAACATTTTTAAATGTTGTTTTAATCAACCATTTTAAAGAATTAAGTGATTTTATAAATAAAAACTTAAATTCAAAAACACTTGATACAAAACTTTCTGAAATGCTAAAAGAAGTTAAAAAAGACCTTGAAACTTTAAGTTCAGCAAGTCAATTAAATAATCTTGAAAACTATAAAAAACTATTTGATAAAATACATCAGCTTTATAAGTTAAGTCTTGAAGCTACCAATAAAGAAAATGCTTTAAATATTCAAAATGCTGAGTTTAATGCTATAGAAGGAGCTAATGATCTTATCTATAAAAAAGAAACTCAAGTTGTTAAAAATTCTGAAACAGATGTTATTGTTGATCCTGGTTATTCAGACGCTCCAAAAGTAAGAACAGTTATACAAAAATTACTTTATATTTCACAAGCTTATTTAATAAATGAAAAAAATAATTCTCTTTATAAAAATGAAGAATTAAAAAATATAATTTCTGAAATCATGGATGATTTTGCAACCAAATACTTTTTTGCAGGTCAACAACAATTTGTAAATTGATGATTTTATGAAATTGGAATTCCAAGAGATTTAACAAAATTACTTGGAGTGTTAAATAAGGTATTCGAAAACGAATTTACATCAAGCGATGAAAAAGTAAAAAAAGGTATTGAAGAAAAATTCGAACATTGAAGTGCTGGTATAAATTACTTTTTACCTAATGCACGTTATGGTGGTGCTGCTAAAACAGCAATTATAAATTATGTTCCTGTAACTAAAAAAAGAGTTCAAACAGGAGCTAACGTAATTGATACTGCAAAACCTATTATCGCTACAGGAATATTAAATAAAAATGTATTTCAAATAGAAGATGCATTGATGGCAATGTACGATAATTTATTTAGAGAATTTGTCAAAAATAAAGATGGATTTTATAGAGACGGATCATTTATTCAACACGATAACTTACCTTATGCAGGTTCATATGGAGAAGTTTTATATACTGGAATAGCTGATATATTTAAATATTTCGAGAACTCAAAATTTGATTTATCAAAAGATAAGAGATTTGAAAGAATTTATAAATTTACTGAATTAGCTGTAATGCCTTACATGTTTAAAATGTCTATTTCAGACGGATTAAGTGGAAGATCAATAGTAAGACTAGGACATGGTGATAAACAAAAAGGTATGAATATTTTAGGTGCTTTAACAATAATAGCGAAGAATGCACCTGAATTATATAAAGCAAGATTAGTTAACTTTATAATTGATCAAGTTAGTTCATTTACTGAAACAGATTTAAAATCATTTGCTAAAACTTATAAAATAAGAGATTTATATTTAAACAATTTAATAGATTATTTAAAAATGAATAAACTTCCAGAATTGGCCAGAGACAAGGAAGATTGGGAATTTTATGAAAGTACATATTTTAATACTTTTAATGAACCAAGCACAATAACAAACTCCTTAAATAACAAGTCAAATACACCAGTTGGAATTGATTTAGCTGAATATAATAATGGACTTGTCTTTTCAAAAAATCAAGATAGATATGTTTGAAAAAATAAAGATTTTATGTTTAATATAAATTTACATGGTAGAACAGTAGGTTTCCCAGAAGCGACACTTGGAGAAAATCTCGAATCATATTATTATTCAGATGGAGCAACTTTATTGCATACATCAAAGAATAATAACCCTTATAAGAACGAGTATTGAACAGTTATTAATCCTGAATTAATTCCTGGAACATCATCACTACACACAAGTCAATTTAATAAAATTTATTCATATAATTTTCCAGACAACTTAGGACCCGATACAACAAAGTGAAATAATCCTGACTTAGAAAAGGCATATGATGATTTTATAAACGCACTTAGAGATAAACAAAAGAAAATTGAAGATAATTTATCACTTTCAACAAACAAATCATTTAATAATGGAATTATTTTTGATGGAACAGGTTTTGTAAAAGCCATGGTTCAAAATTGAAATGGTGGTTTAATTACAAGAAAAGCTTACTTTATGATCGACAACCAAATTATTACGGTTGGTAATGTATACTATGGAAACGAATCAGGAAAAATTGTAACAACAACTATTGAAAACAGATTACAAGAAAATGAAAAAAGCGCTAAATTTAGTGAAACAAACATCAATAAGAAAAAAACATTTTTATACAGCGATTCAGTTACTAATGAAAAAAATGCCTATGTTATTTTAGAAAATAACGCAACTCATAAATTAAATCATGAAAGCAAATATCCTATAATAGCTAATTTTAATAGAAATCTTACTAAAGAAAAAAATAAGATTTCTCGTTACTATAATACTTTAAGCTTTGATCATACCGATAATAATAAATTCTCTTATTCAACAATTCCTAATTATGATGAAGCTAATAATAAGGAATATAGTCAATTGTTATCTAACTTTAAAATTTTAGTTAACAATCATGATTATATAGTTGCTTCATACAAAAAAATTATAGATGGCAAAGAAGTAACAAATTACTACATAGCTTCATTTGTTGAAGAAAACTTGTCTAAGAAAAGAAAAGATCTTTATGGTAATTATGTTGGTGACGATGTTGAATATCAAGAAAAAGTTAAAAAAGGTTTATTTATTCCTGGTCTTGATACAACAATTTACTTATACGATCCAACCACATTAGTAATTCAAAAAAATGACTTTACTAAAAAGTGAAAAGTCATTACATCTTCTGATACAAACAAGAAAAATTATGAAATATATTTTGATAAGGACTTTATTAATTTAGAAAACAAAGAAATTACTAACAATAAAATCGATTATACAAATCAAACAAATACAGAAGTAAAGATGTTTAAGAAAAATAATTCTCAAACAGGTTTTGGAATATTTAACGGCTTTGCATTAAGTAATGATATTAAACATAATACATGATTCATAATTGAAGAAAAGAGTACAAATGAAAAATAA